DNA from Hippocampus zosterae strain Florida chromosome 18, ASM2543408v3, whole genome shotgun sequence:
TTaaatgggtcttttttttcccgaaaacAGCTGTATACTTTATATTTAACAGAGTAGTCATTCAACTGATGAGTCATTTACTTGCCTTTGGGGAACTCcccatgtttattttttctaaatgtACTTTAATACAGAGTAGTCAATGAATTGATCGATAATTCGGATGGGCACCATTCCACGTTTTGTGCCCCCTGatattttaaattcaatacagaGCAGTCCTTTAATTGATCCATAATTTGGCCAAGTACCTATTcaacctcccccaccccacccacacacacacacacacacaaccgcaACCCCGAGATACAGTACGTTAGGCTCAATACAGAGTagtcattgtgtttttttgtaattaatacAGAGTTGTTGGTGGTTGCAATAGTTTATATAAGCCAATTCCCACTAAATTCAGCCAAGTCAGTTTTCCTTTGCCCAAGTATAGATTatatatttaatacagagcagTGATTTCATTGCTTTGTCATTTCACTGGGATCCtttctagttttgtttttttttatctttcgtaGCTTTCGTAGTAATCAAATTGTTTTCCATTGAACAGTGTCCCACTGCGTCTCTCGGCAGTTGGCACAATTTCCCTAATTTCTATTTCATCATGAACGCAGAGTACAGTAGGGCATTTCAAGGCTCAGCAGACCCTCAACAGATGTTGGCTAGTTGGACACAGGAAAATGTTGCCCACAGGATTgagacaaccttttttttttcttttacccccccccccccaaaaaagcccatTTTACATTTAATACAGAGTAGTATGGTACGAGCTCTGTATTAGGCAGTGCCCCAAAGCAGTACACAGTCAACTATCAGGCAGTTAGGATTGCGCTTCATGCTTCCTTGCCCATCAACAGGCGGCTAACAAATTCGCACATTGTGGCCAAGTAGTGCCTCATCATTTTTAACTCCAAAGACGCTGCTGAAATCAGAACCCTCCTGGCTTTTTGCGTTGCTACACGACCCTGAAACGACAACGCAAGTGTCCGTCCGTTTCACCCGAGCTCAATTTGACATTGTGGGATCGATTAAAGTCAAGGATAGTTGTCATAAAAAATTTGCATGTCTGACTGCTGAGTATAAAAAGGAAATCCACGCTTCCTTTCCCGCCAACGACAAACAGCTGCTGCGCAAGGCCTTTGAAGTGCCCTCATCACATGACTTCATCGCATCCCCAACTATTAATCAAAACCGTTTTGGATTAGCGAGAGGGGAGCAGAAGAAGGAGGGCTCTTAACGCAAATCAAATTGCACTTAATCGGCTCAAATTACCTTCATCAATTTGCATGAAAGCCTCAGCGGTGGTCAACGACGTCCAATCACGCGGCCCACGAGCGAGCGGGGTGGGCGGGTGCCGGCCCCCTCTGATCCCGATGGTATTCCATTGATCCCACGTCCAGTAGCgggttgaggaggaggaggaggaggaggagacggcgTGCGGGCCCTGAACTTGGTCATCTCGCCGATAAGATATCGGGTTGCTCCGCCGGGATCTGCTCGGACCGGGAGAGGGAAACAGACTTCGCATCAGCGGATCAATTTTCACTCGACATTGAATATTTCGTTTCAGGAACACATCGGTAGGCACACAGATGGGCCGAATGGACGGGCCTCATCACATGATACATTCGCGCAGCCCGTACAAAAGCGAatacgattttttttaaccatgtttTCAGCATAGACGTGATTAAATCTAATACTCAAACAAAACTCCAAATAACATTCTGGTTGGCGTTAAAAGTAACTCGATCGGTTCGGGTCCAAATCCACGGCGACACTCTTATAACACCTGGGTCAAAAATAGCTCAATTGAAATCAAAATTTGGACCGACCCGCGACTTGGGTCAGTAATGACCCAAATTTCGGGGTTGTTTGGTACAaccaattttttatctttttttttttaattattaatacGAAACAACTCAGGTTGGGTCAAACTGACCCAAGTTGTGTGTAAGTCCATTTTTGGAGCACAATTGAGATTTTTGTGACCCAGCAGTTTTAATTGTGTACTCAGCAAGTTGGCTGGGAAAACAACACAgcatttttgtgcgtgtgtgtgtgtgtgtttaactggcaaataacatatttgtaaaACATTAAGACACTGTTTGCAAGTTCTCAAGTTATTTGTCAAGCTACTGTTAACTTTTTAGGGCTCAGTTATCGCAGACAACAGAGAACCTTATTGTAAAATATGGCCGATACAAAGCAGTACAATGAACTCCCGATTATCGCATGGGGAATGCGATTTCTCAAGGCCCCAAAACATCTAACAAAAATGGATTACTTACTATTTCATTTCAAGCAACATATTAGTCTTCACTCAAGTGCTTAGCACAtcgaaaaaaatataatttcaagAGTAAAATGCATACATGTAGCAGAGTGAATGCAATACATGCATGTGCCTTTAGGGGGCGGGGCTCTGGTGGGGTGTCGTGCGACGTGGCCTAGCCTGTGTGCGAGTGTCTGGCGTGAGCAGTGGTTGACAGCAGCATGTGAAATAAATCCAAAAATAAACGCTCCATGAAACATACAGTGGGGGTGTCAACGTCATATAGTGCAGAAACACTGTTGAGCTAAATGcgggctcactatttggcaagcagGTGGTCATTCTCTGATCTTGTTGCTTCGCATCATCGTATGGTAATTGCAGCATTCTCACACACATTCCAAATATTAATTTTGAAATACCTCTTCACAAAAGGAAGTTTAAACTCGCGTCTCACTTTACGAGAGGCTAAAGGCGTAAGCTCAGTATTTGGCAATGCTCGTAGCTCATGATTTATAGTTCCTTATTAAGGCTTAGCAATGTGTGGGAGTAATAAACAATGCttggacacacatacacacacacacgcacgcacgccattCAACGTACTCACAAAGTAAAAGTaccaaaaaaatgctgtacCACTTCACCATACAAAGGGTCAAAGGTTGTCACAGGTTGGGTCAAAGTAGTAGAGGGGTATGTGGGCTCATTATTTGGCAAGCATGTCGCTGCTACaagccttatttatttatttttatttttgatcaaGTCCTAATATGTATTGCAATAATGTACAGTTCATGTATAAACACtgaagaaaatgtgatttataaaCATCGTAAACCAGCATCATTTCAACGGCAAGTACTTGttacttatttctttttttttaagtggatgaTCTTGTTTTGAAGCGTTAGGTGAAAGCAAGAAggattaaatgtcttttcataaTAACCCCTGAAATCGATTAAGATGGAAGAAAAAAGATTGTGGTCTTTGttttgggacacacacacacacacacgcacacacactacacgATTGAGGTTAACGAATCAAGACTAGATCAAGTTTCTCGTCTGGTGTCCATGAAGTGGATATGTCTAATTCATGTGCTCTATCATACTAAATATGCATTTCATAAGACGCGTGGAAATCATGTGACGTTCGGGCCGAAAGTGGGCGATAATGAATACGGACAAAGACGCCACTTCACCCCGGCAGAGAGACAGGATGTTTCAGCCGTGAAACCAGAGCTGCTCGCCatcttgtatttgtttattaagGATGCGCTTGTACTGCCTTATACTCCCAGGATGCTTGTAACTGAGAGATTGGTGCATGTGGGGCCACTGGGGCGGGCTATGAGTGGTGAATTATTTATGGGggggcaaaaataaatagaaatcgtTGACCGAAAAGTCGCCAGCGTAGCGTGGTGGAATTATCAAGAGTCAAGTATGGTTgagtacagattttttttttttttttttagaaaaaacaaCCGATGAAAAATTCTCTCCCGCTATTcctaactattttttttttaaacaaaatgtgttAAATTAGGTAAAAACATCATCGAGAATGTATTTGACATTCCGTAAACAGTGCACACGTACTTGCGGTAATTTATTTCAATAGATACAGTACTTTGgttaatttggggggggggtgattgagGATCGgcgatctttttttgttgttgtggtttttcttttgagcaaaaattgttaaataaaggcaaaaatgcttgaaaataattttgttgatGGTCGTTAACATTACGCAAGTacatgcaagattttttttttgatcagatTGGTGgtggcttgtttttttgtttttaacatggcGATCAGTCCCCAAAATCCTGTCCGTGCAACGTCTCGTAAAAGCTTTTTTATGAATCATAAAATCAACGTCAGCATGTTTATGCTCCCAGACAGAGAAATTGGAGATCCCAGTGGAAAACAATCTAACCTCTGACCAGCAAAATTCGCTTCCCATCAATATTTCTCCATGGCCAGATTTAAATCACAAATGACTTGTTCACATATCAAATAAATCACATCTGGTTGCTTCCTCTCATTGCTTTGTTGTGTGAagctttttagtttgtttttttttaatttagtttttcttCTCGGTTGTGCGAGGCAGCCAAGGAAAAGCGAGAGTCAGCTGCCTTTTGTCATTCAATGGGCCAAGCCCTTTTTGGAAATCACCCTTGTTCCTTTCTCGAGAAGGGAGCTTTCCTCGTCGAATCCTAAATTATCCTCGCCTCTCCCTTAAAACCATGCCGGTCAACGATTGTCGCTCGCTATATGACTGAACGAGGCAGTTGATTCTGGTTCGACTTCTGCAAGTATTTACGACAACAGGATGCAGGGAGAACTGTTgaatcaatactttttttttaaagaaaataatttttaaaaaatcaaagaaatctGGAGATAATTTACAACTTGGAGACATCCGCATATCGGTGTTTAAGCTAAAAGCTCCTCCATTAACACTTTGTGCTCGTTCAGCAAATAATCAATCATGCTAGCGCTGCTGTTTAAAGTGGGAGTTACTCAAAGCGGCCGGAAAACTCGGAGCGACGCACAACAGATTATGAGATGGATTTAACGCATATCTTGTTGCAAGAGAAGACCcttcacccccaccaccacctccccgcccccccatcgTACAGAAACTCGGGCAATCGGGCTTTACGTCCACGCCGAGGCTCTCGGCTCATCTCgtcaaaagacaaaaagcagGCCGGGAAGGTTGTGCAAAAGTTGGAGTCGCTCCTCAAGCGAGTAGCGTAAAATCCCAGCCATTCGCCGAGCATCTGCGACGCTGACAGCCTGATGATTTGCAGGCCGGCGTTCAAACAAGCTCCATGTGAAGACTTGATTTTGCACAAATCAGAGCAGAGAGGGATTTGCATCaagatggggatttttttttaaaaaaccaacttCACCACCAGACACAAGACACACCCTTTGCACCctctcctttgtgtgtgtgtgtttgcgtgtgtgtgtgttttttagggGTCCAtgtgtaagtgaaagtgatgtcacttttttttttaagtgaattttttgtattgctttttgtttacatttaataCAGAACAATGTTAcagtgattaaattaatggggGTAAGgcagtagcccccccccccaatgtggcactgtttttctttataaaaattttatatttaatacatgggaatttttttgtgtgaaattagTAGGAGTACAGATTGACTACGAGgtatggtattttttttgtccggtATTTTATATTGAATTCAGAGCAgtgatgtgatttttaaaaacaataggGGCTAAATGCTGTCATTCTTCCTCTTTAACACTTTGCCTTCAATAAAGAACGCgacaaaattgtgaaatttattggacaattttttggggggccttgGGGGGGCAATATATTAGATTCACTGAAAAATCACTGATTCCATTGTGAAATGAATAGGCACAAGCTACGACCCATAGCTATAACCTTCATATATAATTTGTAAGACAGAGCAGTGATTCAGTTGAACTTTCAATAGGCGCAAAGCTGAcatgattattttatatttattgcaGAGAATGGAAATGAATCTGAGCAACATGATTTTTTGTTCTAATTTTTTTATAATTAACACAGAGCAATGATTTGTATGTCCAACTGAAAGAAGGGGTCGGGGGGATGTTGGTTCTCCTTTCTAATGTTCATATTTAACACAGAGCACTGAAAGTATTGAGAACCAGAATTTTTATCTTTTCCAACTTTTTACGCTGAGCAGCGACTCAACTGCATCATCAATGAGGTGGCAGGGCCCCACTATTTCTCCTTATtctaaaaatgtcatatttaataTAGAGCATTAATTGGGCTGCATAATTAActcatatttcatttttacacATTGGAAACTATTTGGAGCAAcagatgacgttttttttttttttttaatccggaaTATTTTGCATGAAATTCAGGCTCGTGATACAACTGGAAGATTGTCCTATCACAAGTGGGTTCCacaaattctgcctagcaacaagtgatcCAGGATGAGGCCGCGTCAGCCTGGATCAAAGCCACACTTTGCTGCAATGGCACTTGATATCCATTGAACGTGTTTCTATCCAATAATAAGGTGTCTGTGCATAAACAAACGTTAAACTCCGTCATCTTAATTTGCATTCAAAAGTCAGACGCGTAACGCGATATTTTTATCCAATAATAAGGTGTCTGTGCATAAACAAACATTAAACTCCGTCATCTTAATTTGCATTCAAAAGTCAGACGGGTAACGtgatattgttttttaaaattgtgaagtGTCATTTAAATCCTTAAAGGTACATTTAGATGGCTCTTTTCACTTTTGTTCTGAAAACGCTGCCGATCCAATCGGCGGTTAGCACTGATGAACAAATACAACATTCGAAGATCTAAAAATGAGCTTCGGAAGGTCGGATGAAAGAAGAAACAACGACAAAAAGTGGCCTCCTCCAGGACAAGTGACATGACCGGGAAGCGTCCCTGGGAAGTACGCGCGTGCACGTTCGGTTGATGAAGAAAGAGGCTGAGGCTACGGCGGGGGGCGGGTCATGCACGTGATTCGGccatgcgcttttttttttttccttcttcttcttttctttttgccctGAGCGCCTCAGTTTGTACGCCAGGCGCCAAGCAGAGTAATCTGTTTACAGTGTGTGCGTTGATGGTCATTTTTTATGATGTTGTTTAATCCACAGCggagggaaggaggagggagcaaagagggagggagggcgaGGGAATGGGAGGAGGGGAGTGGAGAGGTACgggggagggagtgggggggggggggtctaagcAGAGGCCCCAGACAAGCTGGCTCCACTGGGCCATCTCTGTAGCCTATAGGCTTCTTCTC
Protein-coding regions in this window:
- the LOC127591339 gene encoding uncharacterized protein LOC127591339 isoform X14 — protein: MQIPLCSDLCKIKSSHGACLNAGLQIIRLSASQMLGEWLGFYATRLRSDSNFCTTFPACFLSFDEMSREPRRGRKARLPEFLSRRSNPISYRRDDQVQGPHAVSSSSSSSSTRYWTWDQWNTIGIRGGRHPPTPLARGPRDWTSLTTAEAFMQIDEGSIFPFLMPSSQRRCEWRSAAPAGRTHVPHGCIPKSCGWDEDERQCEPASGERWMEETAEGGAGGGEGVSCCPRKEEAMCEENSQPASQPPGPPQHQMSASWNQT
- the LOC127591339 gene encoding uncharacterized protein LOC127591339 isoform X8: MQIPLCSDLCKIKSSHGACLNAGLQIIRLSASQMLGEWLGFYATRLRSDSNFCTTFPACFLSFDEMSREPRRGRKARLPEFLSRRSNPISYRRDDQVQGPHAVSSSSSSSSTRYWTWDQWNTIGIRGGRHPPTPLARGPRDWTSLTTAEAFMQIDEGSIFPFLMPSSQRRCEWRSAAPAGRTHVPHGCIPKSCGWDEDERQCEPASGERWMEETAEGGAGGGEGVSCCPRKEEAMCEENSQPASQPAPGPSSASDVSLLESKQPRYAPASPRPS
- the LOC127591339 gene encoding uncharacterized protein LOC127591339 isoform X9, with protein sequence MQIPLCSDLCKIKSSHGACLNAGLQIIRLSASQMLGEWLGFYATRLRSDSNFCTTFPACFLSFDEMSREPRRGRKARLPEFLSRRSNPISYRRDDQVQGPHAVSSSSSSSSTRYWTWDQWNTIGIRGGRHPPTPLARGPRDWTSLTTAEAFMQIDEGSIFPFLMPSSQRRCEWRSAAPAGRTHVPHGCIPKSCGWDEDERQCEPASGERWMEETAEGGAGGGEGVSCCPRKEEAMCEENSQPASPRALLSIRCQPPGIKPRYAPASPRPS
- the LOC127591339 gene encoding uncharacterized protein LOC127591339 isoform X11; protein product: MQIPLCSDLCKIKSSHGACLNAGLQIIRLSASQMLGEWLGFYATRLRSDSNFCTTFPACFLSFDEMSREPRRGRKARLPEFLSRRSNPISYRRDDQVQGPHAVSSSSSSSSTRYWTWDQWNTIGIRGGRHPPTPLARGPRDWTSLTTAEAFMQIDEGSIFPFLMPSSQRRCEWRSAAPAGRTHVPHGCIPKSCGWDEDERQCEPASGERWMEETAEGGAGGGEGVSCCPRKEEAMCEENSQPASPRALLSIRCQPPGIKTA
- the LOC127591339 gene encoding uncharacterized protein LOC127591339 isoform X3, giving the protein MQIPLCSDLCKIKSSHGACLNAGLQIIRLSASQMLGEWLGFYATRLRSDSNFCTTFPACFLSFDEMSREPRRGRKARLPEFLSRRSNPISYRRDDQVQGPHAVSSSSSSSSTRYWTWDQWNTIGIRGGRHPPTPLARGPRDWTSLTTAEAFMQIDEGSIFPFLMPSSQRRCEWRSAAPAGRTHVPHGCIPKSCGWDEDERQCEPASGERWMEETAEGGAGGGEGVSCCPRKEEAMCEENSQPASQPAPGPSSASDVSLLESNLDMPQQARDPPEDKPITKWMEMSVHILYSYQNISSMLRTLFY
- the LOC127591339 gene encoding uncharacterized protein LOC127591339 isoform X6; protein product: MQIPLCSDLCKIKSSHGACLNAGLQIIRLSASQMLGEWLGFYATRLRSDSNFCTTFPACFLSFDEMSREPRRGRKARLPEFLSRRSNPISYRRDDQVQGPHAVSSSSSSSSTRYWTWDQWNTIGIRGGRHPPTPLARGPRDWTSLTTAEAFMQIDEGSIFPFLMPSSQRRCEWRSAAPAGRTHVPHGCIPKSCGWDEDERQCEPASGERWMEETAEGGAGGGEGVSCCPRKEEAMCEENSQPASQPAPGPSSASDVSLLESNSSDWTMEMWWWSEACGEATEGVT
- the LOC127591339 gene encoding uncharacterized protein LOC127591339 isoform X5 — translated: MQIPLCSDLCKIKSSHGACLNAGLQIIRLSASQMLGEWLGFYATRLRSDSNFCTTFPACFLSFDEMSREPRRGRKARLPEFLSRRSNPISYRRDDQVQGPHAVSSSSSSSSTRYWTWDQWNTIGIRGGRHPPTPLARGPRDWTSLTTAEAFMQIDEGSIFPFLMPSSQRRCEWRSAAPAGRTHVPHGCIPKSCGWDEDERQCEPASGERWMEETAEGGAGGGEGVSCCPRKEEAMCEENSQPASQPAPGPSSASDVSLLESNVPEPRTLPDPAARGPATSYGPPRPESPHHLRLP
- the LOC127591339 gene encoding uncharacterized protein LOC127591339 isoform X4; amino-acid sequence: MQIPLCSDLCKIKSSHGACLNAGLQIIRLSASQMLGEWLGFYATRLRSDSNFCTTFPACFLSFDEMSREPRRGRKARLPEFLSRRSNPISYRRDDQVQGPHAVSSSSSSSSTRYWTWDQWNTIGIRGGRHPPTPLARGPRDWTSLTTAEAFMQIDEGSIFPFLMPSSQRRCEWRSAAPAGRTHVPHGCIPKSCGWDEDERQCEPASGERWMEETAEGGAGGGEGVSCCPRKEEAMCEENSQPASQPPGPPQHQMSASWNQNSLDMPQQARDPPEDKPITKWMEMSVHILYSYQNISSMLRTLFY